A genomic stretch from Achromobacter spanius includes:
- a CDS encoding response regulator: MDNPHTKLLVVDDDPALRQLLADYLNRHGYDTLLAPDATDLSTRITRYAPDLLVLDRMLPGGDGADACRRLREQGEDIPVILLTARDEAVDRIIGLEAGADDYVGKPFDPRELLARIEAVLRRKRGPSALTKDAPVTFGPFLFDPSTRQLSRDGTVVKLTGGEINLLEALVRNAGKPLSRERLLALARDDDAGERNDRAIDIAILRLRRVIEDDPKQPRWIQTVWGIGYRFSP, encoded by the coding sequence ATGGACAATCCTCATACCAAGCTGCTGGTCGTCGACGACGACCCGGCCCTGCGTCAGTTGCTCGCCGACTACCTGAATCGGCACGGCTACGACACCTTGCTGGCGCCGGATGCCACCGATCTGTCGACGCGCATCACCCGCTATGCCCCCGACCTGCTCGTGCTGGACCGCATGCTGCCCGGCGGCGATGGGGCCGACGCCTGCCGCCGCCTGCGCGAGCAAGGCGAAGACATCCCCGTCATTCTGCTGACCGCGCGCGACGAAGCCGTGGACCGCATCATCGGCCTGGAAGCGGGCGCCGACGATTACGTCGGCAAGCCGTTTGACCCGCGTGAACTGCTGGCCCGCATCGAAGCCGTGTTGCGCCGCAAGCGCGGCCCGTCCGCCTTGACCAAGGACGCGCCGGTCACCTTCGGCCCGTTCCTGTTCGACCCGTCCACCCGGCAGTTGTCGCGCGATGGCACGGTGGTCAAGCTGACGGGCGGCGAGATCAATCTGCTGGAAGCCCTGGTGCGCAACGCGGGCAAGCCCCTGTCGCGGGAACGCCTGCTGGCGCTCGCGCGCGATGATGACGCCGGCGAACGCAACGACCGCGCCATCGACATCGCCATCCTGCGCCTGCGCCGCGTGATCGAAGACGACCCGAAACAGCCGCGCTGGATCCAGACCGTTTGGGGCATTGGCTACCGGTTCTCGCCCTGA
- the recQ gene encoding DNA helicase RecQ, whose protein sequence is MSDARALGVLQRVFGYESFRGDQQAIVEQVIDGGDALVLMPTGGGKSLCYQIPSLVREGTGIVVSPLIALMQDQVDALTELGVRAAFLNSTQDWRVARDVEQAFLAGELDLLYVAPERLLTDRCLQLLERGRIALFAIDEAHCVSQWGHDFRPEYLGLSMLHERWPDVPRIALTATATADTRTEIAQRLSLDDARHFVSSFDRPNIRYRIVEKNEVRKQLLEMIRTEHDGESGVVYGLSRARVEETAEFLCNQGIDAMPYHAGLSPQVRAANQSRFLREDGVVMVATIAFGMGIDKPDVRFVAHIDLPKSVEGYYQETGRAGRDGLPATAWLAYGLQDVVQQRRMIDESPGDESYRRRLGQQLDAMLGLCETVECRRVRLLAYFGQQITACGNCDVCLEPPQAWDGTVAAQKVLSAVYRLWKERGQRYGAGHIIDILRGKVTDRTKQHGHETLSVFGVGEDLSDTAWRGVLRQLLAQGLLTVDNEGFGTLALTEGSRAVLKGERQLMLRRESEKKTKSGKTGSGRPKAAAIDLPAELQPVFEALRAWRGEVAKSHGVPAYVIFHDATLREIALAQPESMDALSHISGVGARKLEAYGEEILQRVARPVL, encoded by the coding sequence ATGTCTGACGCGCGCGCCCTTGGCGTCCTGCAGCGCGTTTTCGGTTACGAATCCTTCCGCGGCGACCAGCAAGCCATTGTCGAACAAGTGATCGACGGTGGTGACGCGCTGGTCCTCATGCCCACGGGCGGAGGGAAATCGCTTTGTTACCAGATTCCGTCCCTGGTGCGTGAAGGCACCGGCATCGTCGTGTCGCCCCTGATCGCGCTGATGCAGGACCAGGTCGACGCCCTGACGGAACTTGGCGTGCGCGCGGCCTTCCTGAATTCCACGCAAGACTGGCGCGTGGCCCGCGACGTTGAACAAGCGTTCCTGGCCGGCGAACTTGATTTGCTTTACGTCGCGCCCGAACGGCTATTGACCGACCGCTGCCTGCAATTGCTTGAGCGCGGCCGCATCGCCCTGTTCGCCATCGACGAAGCGCACTGCGTGTCGCAATGGGGGCATGATTTCCGGCCGGAATACCTGGGCCTGTCCATGCTGCACGAGCGCTGGCCCGATGTGCCGCGCATCGCGCTTACCGCCACGGCCACGGCGGACACACGCACCGAGATCGCACAGCGCCTGTCGCTGGACGATGCCCGGCATTTCGTGTCCAGCTTCGACCGCCCCAACATCCGCTACCGCATCGTCGAAAAGAACGAGGTGCGCAAGCAACTGCTGGAGATGATCCGCACCGAACACGACGGCGAGTCCGGCGTGGTGTATGGCTTGTCGCGGGCGCGGGTCGAAGAGACGGCCGAATTCCTGTGCAACCAGGGCATAGACGCGATGCCCTACCACGCCGGCCTCAGCCCGCAGGTGCGCGCGGCCAACCAGTCCCGCTTCCTGCGGGAAGACGGCGTGGTCATGGTGGCCACCATTGCCTTCGGCATGGGCATCGACAAGCCGGACGTGCGCTTCGTGGCGCACATCGACCTGCCCAAATCCGTTGAAGGCTACTACCAGGAAACCGGCCGCGCCGGCCGCGACGGCCTGCCCGCCACGGCGTGGCTGGCCTACGGCCTGCAAGACGTGGTGCAGCAGCGCCGCATGATCGACGAATCCCCCGGCGACGAGTCCTATCGCCGACGCCTGGGCCAGCAACTGGACGCCATGCTGGGCCTGTGCGAAACGGTGGAATGCCGGCGGGTGCGGCTGCTGGCGTACTTCGGCCAGCAGATCACCGCCTGCGGCAACTGCGACGTCTGCCTGGAACCGCCGCAGGCCTGGGACGGCACCGTGGCCGCGCAAAAAGTGCTGTCGGCCGTCTATCGCTTGTGGAAGGAACGGGGGCAGCGCTACGGCGCGGGCCACATCATCGACATCCTGCGCGGCAAGGTCACCGACCGCACCAAGCAGCACGGCCATGAAACCCTGAGCGTGTTCGGCGTGGGCGAAGACCTGAGCGACACCGCCTGGCGCGGCGTGCTGCGCCAGTTGCTGGCGCAAGGCTTGCTGACCGTCGACAACGAAGGCTTCGGCACCCTGGCGCTGACGGAAGGCAGCCGTGCCGTACTCAAGGGCGAACGCCAGTTGATGCTGCGCCGGGAATCCGAAAAGAAGACAAAGTCGGGCAAAACGGGCAGTGGCCGTCCCAAGGCGGCGGCGATTGACCTGCCGGCTGAATTGCAACCGGTGTTTGAAGCGCTACGCGCCTGGCGCGGCGAAGTCGCCAAGAGCCACGGCGTGCCCGCCTATGTCATTTTCCACGACGCCACGCTACGCGAAATCGCCCTGGCCCAACCGGAGTCAATGGATGCCCTGAGCCACATCAGCGGCGTAGGCGCCCGCAAGCTGGAAGCCTACGGCGAAGAGATTCTGCAGCGGGTGGCCAGACCGGTGTTGTGA
- a CDS encoding threo-3-hydroxy-L-aspartate ammonia-lyase produces the protein MLPELPTYDDVVRASERLAGNAHRTPVLTSATADAISGASIFFKCENFQRMGAFKFRGGYNAIARLTPEQRAAGVVTFSSGNHAQAIALASRLQGVSATIIMPLDAPAAKRAATEGYGGKIVTYDRYTEDREQIARRIQAETGATLIPPYDHEDVITGQGTAAKELFEEVGELDYLFVCLGGGGLLSGSALSAFALSPRCLVYGVEPEAGNDGQQSLRKGEIVRIPAPKTLADGAATTHLGNLTFPLIQKYVRDIVTVSDDQLVTTMKFFAERMKMVVEPTGCLAAAAVMQNAVPVQGARVGVIISGGNVDLPAYAKLLAS, from the coding sequence ATGCTGCCCGAATTGCCTACCTATGATGACGTCGTGCGCGCCAGCGAGCGCCTGGCCGGCAACGCCCACCGCACGCCCGTCTTGACCTCGGCCACGGCCGACGCCATCAGCGGCGCGTCGATCTTCTTCAAGTGCGAGAATTTCCAGCGCATGGGCGCCTTCAAGTTCCGCGGCGGCTACAACGCCATCGCGCGCCTGACGCCCGAACAGCGCGCCGCCGGCGTGGTGACGTTTTCGTCGGGCAACCATGCGCAAGCCATTGCGCTGGCGTCCAGGCTGCAGGGCGTGTCGGCCACGATCATCATGCCGCTGGACGCCCCGGCGGCCAAGCGCGCCGCCACCGAAGGCTACGGCGGCAAGATCGTCACCTATGACCGTTACACCGAAGACCGCGAACAGATCGCGCGGCGTATCCAGGCCGAAACCGGGGCCACGCTGATTCCGCCCTACGACCATGAAGACGTGATCACGGGGCAGGGTACGGCTGCCAAGGAATTGTTCGAGGAAGTCGGCGAACTGGACTATCTGTTCGTCTGCCTGGGCGGCGGCGGGCTGTTGTCGGGATCCGCCTTGTCAGCCTTTGCGCTCAGCCCGCGCTGCCTGGTGTACGGCGTTGAGCCCGAAGCCGGCAACGACGGCCAGCAGTCGCTGCGCAAGGGTGAAATCGTCCGAATTCCCGCCCCCAAGACCTTGGCGGACGGTGCGGCCACCACCCACCTGGGCAACCTGACCTTCCCGCTCATCCAGAAATATGTGCGCGACATCGTTACGGTGTCGGATGACCAACTGGTCACCACCATGAAGTTCTTTGCCGAACGCATGAAGATGGTGGTGGAGCCCACGGGCTGCCTGGCCGCAGCCGCGGTCATGCAGAACGCGGTGCCGGTGCAAGGTGCACGGGTCGGGGTCATCATCAGCGGCGGCAACGTCGACCTTCCGGCCTACGCCAAGCTACTGGCGTCCTGA
- a CDS encoding fimbrial protein: MHATLTAGVACPLSAALADPVDAPPFSAPLPARDAPVLVARGIGVLSPVQPIPVRPAPSIAARAVPLDPPLCGMLVAEPAMDTSVRGGEEDSVGDGWDSATIPGLGSSLSGNGEDIPLECENAPEAVVEDSTPDYSFALEDSDIPRVPVVVISGVSRPSRPWFASVSGQDGLRYGGDRNWVYRNTSGPSLTVGNINANAPVWGSSAPVGGLQIANWAGSAATVPEGSFGYSSSVGKLNRMDPTAQSGAVDYGASVGSGTVRYGLTPALTLEGQMQSAPALTTRGLGTTYAAGEYGTFQAGATQSSFDASNAWRYRFGYNVDVADMVSLGYTNEQIGAGFGDLSTYSGGVASAAQSRNTFSAGVPISGWGTFSGTYSGLREGSALAEQRVGLSHSMFVAPKVQLAVGADRDIVSGNYEWRANLSMPVDTFMRGTWLSW, from the coding sequence TTGCACGCGACGCTGACGGCGGGAGTGGCTTGCCCGCTGTCGGCCGCGCTTGCCGACCCAGTTGATGCGCCCCCCTTTTCTGCCCCCTTGCCCGCGCGGGACGCGCCAGTGCTGGTGGCGCGCGGCATCGGCGTGCTGTCGCCGGTACAGCCGATTCCCGTGCGTCCCGCGCCCTCGATCGCGGCGCGCGCCGTTCCGCTGGACCCGCCCTTGTGCGGGATGCTGGTCGCCGAGCCGGCCATGGACACCAGTGTGCGCGGGGGTGAAGAGGACAGCGTGGGTGACGGCTGGGACTCCGCCACGATTCCCGGACTGGGATCCAGCCTGTCAGGAAACGGCGAAGACATCCCGCTGGAATGCGAGAACGCCCCCGAGGCGGTTGTTGAAGACAGCACGCCCGACTATTCCTTCGCCTTGGAAGACAGCGACATCCCGCGCGTGCCGGTGGTGGTGATCTCGGGCGTATCGCGCCCGAGCCGCCCCTGGTTCGCGTCGGTCAGCGGCCAGGACGGCCTGCGCTATGGCGGCGACCGCAACTGGGTGTACCGGAACACGTCCGGCCCGTCGCTCACCGTGGGCAATATCAACGCCAATGCGCCCGTCTGGGGCAGCAGCGCGCCAGTGGGCGGGCTGCAGATTGCCAACTGGGCAGGCTCGGCCGCCACGGTGCCGGAAGGCAGCTTCGGCTATTCGTCGTCGGTCGGCAAGCTGAACCGGATGGATCCCACCGCGCAGTCGGGCGCGGTGGATTATGGCGCGTCGGTGGGGTCCGGCACCGTGCGCTACGGGCTGACCCCGGCGCTCACCCTGGAAGGCCAGATGCAGAGCGCACCCGCGTTGACCACGCGCGGCCTGGGCACGACCTATGCCGCGGGCGAATACGGCACATTCCAGGCGGGCGCCACGCAAAGCTCGTTCGACGCTTCCAACGCCTGGCGCTACCGCTTTGGCTACAACGTGGACGTGGCGGACATGGTCAGCCTGGGCTACACCAACGAACAGATTGGCGCGGGCTTCGGTGACCTGTCCACCTATTCCGGCGGCGTGGCCTCGGCCGCCCAGTCGCGCAACACCTTCTCGGCCGGCGTGCCCATCAGCGGCTGGGGCACCTTCAGCGGCACCTATTCGGGGCTGCGCGAAGGCTCGGCCCTTGCCGAGCAGCGCGTGGGTTTGTCGCACAGCATGTTCGTGGCGCCCAAGGTGCAACTGGCGGTGGGCGCCGACCGCGACATTGTGTCGGGCAACTACGAATGGCGCGCCAACCTCAGCATGCCCGTGGACACCTTCATGCGCGGCACCTGGTTGAGCTGGTAG
- a CDS encoding sensor histidine kinase, protein MRFLARFLVPRSLRARLILLILGSVLLTQAATLVTVSYFRHKFMEDVAIGYIVTTIRTLRAALSEVPAEDRADFVRTASQNQWRLWSRVLPAEARLQRFNGRRPPPPPRASPRPPPPPPSDARPGDRPPPDGHDGERGDERGDERGGEHEMGVDQEDTRTAQQREADRVAHEERMRRHNKPEPDDIRRDLKALVQLLNERLNDGTRVALSRGPAPEIFISLAPNSASEDVPRLREWLVIPLERLDPPVATPFIAAWLGGLGLLLLLAVGFSWHITRPITRLADAADRLAAGQPQRVEPSGPHETRALGERFNAMLDALAESDSVRRTLLSGLPHDLKGPLSRMWLRIEMADDSKLKEGLRTDLQDMQHMVDQFIGFVRGTDPAAYRYAPIVLSEWLAERVGAWHGAGTDIHLKSVDDDAPLVVQADAVALGRLLDNLIGNALNHGAPPVNVSLRRVEREAVLDVADHGPGIVPERRQEALRPFSRLDDARTRTGSVGLGLALAEAIARAHGGSLELRQAESGGLCVRVRLPLSENA, encoded by the coding sequence ATGCGTTTTCTTGCCCGTTTCCTGGTGCCGCGCTCGTTGCGGGCGCGCTTGATTCTGCTGATCCTGGGCTCCGTCCTGCTGACGCAAGCGGCCACGTTGGTGACGGTGTCGTACTTCCGGCACAAGTTCATGGAAGACGTGGCCATCGGCTACATCGTCACCACCATCCGCACCCTGCGCGCCGCCTTGTCCGAAGTGCCCGCCGAGGACCGTGCCGATTTCGTGCGCACGGCGTCTCAGAACCAATGGCGCCTGTGGTCGCGCGTGCTGCCCGCCGAAGCCAGGCTGCAACGTTTCAATGGACGGCGTCCGCCGCCGCCCCCCCGAGCCTCGCCCCGACCGCCCCCCCCGCCGCCGTCGGACGCCCGCCCGGGCGACCGGCCGCCGCCGGATGGGCATGACGGCGAGCGCGGCGACGAGCGCGGCGATGAGCGCGGCGGCGAGCACGAGATGGGTGTCGATCAGGAAGATACCCGCACCGCCCAGCAACGCGAGGCCGACCGAGTGGCGCACGAAGAGCGCATGCGGCGCCACAACAAACCCGAGCCCGACGACATTCGCCGCGACCTCAAGGCGTTGGTGCAGTTGCTGAACGAACGGCTGAACGATGGCACCCGCGTGGCGCTGTCGCGCGGCCCCGCGCCCGAGATCTTTATCTCGCTGGCGCCCAATTCGGCCAGCGAAGACGTGCCGCGGCTGCGGGAATGGCTGGTGATTCCGCTTGAACGGCTAGACCCCCCCGTGGCCACGCCCTTCATCGCCGCCTGGCTGGGGGGACTAGGCCTGTTGCTGTTGCTGGCCGTGGGCTTCTCCTGGCACATCACGCGCCCCATCACTCGGTTGGCGGATGCCGCTGACCGCTTGGCGGCGGGGCAACCGCAGCGCGTGGAGCCTTCGGGTCCCCACGAGACCCGTGCCTTGGGCGAACGCTTCAACGCCATGCTGGACGCGCTGGCCGAATCCGACTCGGTGCGCCGCACGCTGTTGTCCGGCTTGCCGCACGACCTGAAAGGGCCGTTGTCGCGCATGTGGCTGCGGATTGAAATGGCCGACGATTCCAAGCTGAAGGAAGGCCTGCGTACCGATCTTCAAGACATGCAGCACATGGTGGACCAGTTCATCGGTTTCGTGCGCGGCACGGATCCGGCCGCCTACCGCTATGCGCCTATCGTGTTGTCCGAATGGTTGGCCGAGCGCGTTGGCGCCTGGCATGGCGCCGGTACCGACATCCACCTGAAGTCGGTGGACGACGACGCACCGCTGGTGGTGCAGGCCGACGCGGTGGCCTTGGGCCGCCTGCTGGACAACCTGATCGGCAATGCCCTGAACCACGGCGCCCCGCCGGTAAACGTCAGCCTGCGCCGCGTAGAGCGCGAGGCGGTGCTGGATGTGGCGGACCATGGTCCCGGCATCGTGCCCGAACGCCGCCAGGAGGCGCTACGCCCGTTCAGTCGGCTGGACGATGCGCGCACGCGCACCGGCAGCGTGGGGTTGGGCCTGGCGCTGGCCGAGGCCATTGCGCGCGCGCACGGCGGTTCGCTGGAGCTTCGCCAAGCCGAATCCGGCGGCCTGTGCGTGCGGGTAAGGCTGCCGCTGTCGGAAAACGCCTAG
- a CDS encoding complex I NDUFA9 subunit family protein, producing the protein MRILVIGGTGFIGRHLIARLSGDLHQIIVPTRLLARGSELQVHPTTTLIQTDIHDDAALDELVTGCDVVVNLVGILHGNVGKPYGSDFARAHVHLPQRIARACQRHGVRRLLHISALGADSQGDSMYQRSKGDGEAAIKSEFSSGNDGGWTIFRPSVIFGPDDNFTNMFASLARWLPVLPLAGAHSRMQPVYVGDVVAAMATALGDTHTCGKTYELGGPQIYTLGEIARLCAAWSGNPRPVIPVPMGVGRMQARLFECMPGEPLMSRDNLDSLRRDNICVGPIAPELHVVPTGLEAVAPRYLQRTTQA; encoded by the coding sequence ATGCGTATCCTTGTCATCGGCGGCACGGGTTTCATCGGCCGTCACCTGATTGCCCGGCTTTCCGGCGACCTGCACCAGATCATCGTGCCGACCCGCCTGTTGGCGCGCGGCAGCGAACTGCAAGTCCATCCCACCACCACGCTCATCCAGACCGACATCCATGACGATGCCGCGCTGGACGAACTGGTCACGGGTTGCGACGTGGTGGTGAACCTGGTGGGCATCCTGCACGGCAACGTCGGCAAGCCCTACGGCTCGGATTTTGCGCGCGCGCACGTACATCTGCCGCAACGCATTGCGCGGGCCTGCCAGCGCCATGGCGTCCGCCGCTTGCTGCACATCAGCGCGCTAGGCGCCGATTCGCAGGGCGACAGCATGTACCAGCGTTCCAAGGGCGATGGCGAAGCCGCCATCAAAAGCGAATTTTCATCCGGCAACGACGGCGGCTGGACCATTTTCCGTCCGTCGGTCATCTTCGGCCCGGACGACAATTTCACCAATATGTTTGCATCACTGGCTCGCTGGCTGCCGGTCTTGCCCTTGGCCGGCGCGCACTCGCGCATGCAACCGGTGTATGTGGGCGACGTGGTGGCAGCCATGGCGACGGCGCTGGGCGATACCCACACCTGCGGCAAGACGTACGAGTTGGGTGGGCCGCAGATCTACACGCTGGGCGAGATCGCCCGCTTGTGCGCCGCCTGGAGCGGTAACCCGCGGCCCGTGATTCCCGTGCCCATGGGGGTGGGGCGCATGCAGGCGCGCCTGTTCGAGTGCATGCCGGGCGAACCCCTGATGTCGCGTGACAACCTGGATTCCTTGCGCCGCGACAACATCTGCGTGGGTCCGATCGCGCCCGAATTGCATGTGGTGCCGACGGGCCTGGAGGCCGTGGCGCCACGTTATCTGCAGCGCACTACCCAGGCTTAG
- the ruvC gene encoding crossover junction endodeoxyribonuclease RuvC translates to MRVLGIDPGLRRTGFGVIDAEGSRLRYVASGTIVVPPALTLAERLKVILDNLREVARDTQPDVAALEIVFLNTNPASTLLLGQARGAALCALADSSLAVHEYTALQIKKAVVGTGRAAKEQVQMMVQHLLSLDGVPAPDSADALACAICHAHVGPLQDKLEQLGTALRMGGKTRFRNGRLIG, encoded by the coding sequence ATGCGCGTCCTGGGCATCGATCCCGGCTTGCGCCGCACCGGCTTCGGTGTGATCGATGCCGAGGGCTCGCGGCTGCGCTACGTGGCCAGCGGGACCATCGTGGTCCCGCCGGCGCTGACGCTGGCCGAGCGCCTGAAAGTCATTCTGGACAATCTGCGCGAAGTGGCGCGCGACACGCAACCCGACGTCGCCGCGCTTGAAATCGTCTTTTTGAACACCAACCCCGCGTCCACGCTGCTGCTGGGCCAGGCCCGGGGCGCGGCGCTGTGCGCCTTGGCGGACAGTTCGCTGGCGGTGCATGAGTACACGGCCTTGCAGATCAAGAAGGCCGTGGTGGGCACCGGCCGCGCCGCCAAGGAGCAGGTGCAGATGATGGTGCAGCATCTGCTGTCGCTGGACGGCGTGCCCGCGCCCGACTCTGCCGACGCCCTGGCCTGCGCCATCTGCCACGCGCACGTCGGCCCCTTGCAGGACAAGCTGGAACAGCTGGGCACGGCATTGCGCATGGGCGGCAAGACCCGCTTTCGCAACGGCCGCTTGATCGGCTGA
- the ruvB gene encoding Holliday junction branch migration DNA helicase RuvB: MAIQSDSLSSRPDAPRIVAPQPVSPNEESIERALRPKALQEYVGQQRAREQLEIFIAAARKRGEALDHVLLFGPPGLGKTTLAHIIAHEMGVQLRQTSGPVLERPGDLAALLTNLEKNDVLFIDEIHRLSPVVEEILYPALEDFQIDILIGEGPAARSVKLDLQPFTLVGATTRAGMLTNPLRDRFGIVSRLEFYNATDLGHIVTRSAGLLNAVITPDGAAEVARRARGTPRIANRLLRRVRDYAEVKASGTIDADVAGRALAMLEVDPQGLDLMDRKLLEAIIHKFDGGPVGVDSLAAAIGEERDTIEDVIEPYLIQHGYLQRTPRGRTATLSTWRHLGLAPPAGAATGTGELFNK, encoded by the coding sequence ATGGCCATCCAGTCCGATTCCCTTTCCTCTCGTCCCGACGCCCCCCGCATTGTGGCGCCGCAGCCGGTATCGCCCAACGAGGAATCGATCGAGCGCGCCTTGCGGCCCAAGGCGCTGCAGGAATATGTAGGCCAGCAGCGTGCGCGCGAACAGCTCGAGATCTTCATCGCCGCGGCGCGCAAGCGCGGCGAAGCCCTGGACCACGTGTTGCTCTTCGGCCCGCCCGGGCTGGGCAAGACCACGCTGGCCCACATCATTGCGCACGAAATGGGCGTGCAACTGCGCCAGACTTCCGGCCCCGTGCTGGAACGCCCGGGCGACCTGGCGGCATTGCTGACCAACCTGGAAAAGAACGATGTGCTGTTCATCGACGAAATCCACCGCCTGTCGCCCGTGGTTGAAGAAATTCTGTATCCGGCGCTGGAAGATTTCCAGATCGACATCCTGATCGGCGAAGGCCCGGCCGCGCGCAGCGTCAAGCTGGACCTGCAGCCGTTCACGCTGGTGGGCGCCACCACGCGGGCGGGCATGCTGACGAACCCGCTGCGCGACCGCTTCGGCATCGTGTCGCGGCTGGAGTTCTACAACGCCACGGACCTGGGCCATATCGTGACCCGCAGCGCGGGCTTGCTCAACGCCGTCATCACGCCCGACGGCGCGGCGGAAGTGGCGCGCCGTGCACGTGGCACCCCGCGTATCGCCAACCGCTTGCTGCGTCGCGTGCGCGACTACGCCGAGGTCAAGGCCAGCGGCACCATCGACGCCGACGTCGCCGGCCGCGCGCTGGCGATGCTGGAAGTCGACCCGCAGGGCCTGGACCTGATGGACCGCAAGCTGCTGGAAGCCATCATCCACAAGTTCGATGGCGGCCCGGTGGGCGTGGACAGCCTGGCCGCGGCGATCGGCGAAGAGCGCGACACCATCGAAGACGTGATCGAGCCCTACCTGATTCAGCACGGCTATCTGCAACGCACGCCGCGTGGCCGCACCGCCACGCTGTCCACCTGGCGCCATCTGGGCCTGGCGCCTCCCGCCGGCGCGGCCACCGGCACCGGCGAGCTCTTCAACAAGTAG
- the ruvA gene encoding Holliday junction branch migration protein RuvA, whose translation MIGRITGTLIEKLPPTICVDVGGLGYDIDVSMSTLYSLPETGARVTLYTHLTVREDAHILYGFGTASERSAFRELIKVSGIGARTALSVLSGMSVADLAQAITLQETGRLTRVPGIGKKTAERLLLEMRGKLGADIGASSHATPDNQSDILNALLALGYSEKESLSALKTLPEGVGVSDGIKQALKALAR comes from the coding sequence ATGATCGGACGCATTACCGGAACCCTGATCGAAAAGCTGCCTCCCACCATCTGCGTGGACGTGGGCGGCTTGGGGTATGACATCGACGTGTCCATGAGCACGCTGTATTCGCTGCCGGAGACTGGCGCGCGCGTCACGCTTTATACCCACCTGACGGTGCGTGAAGATGCGCACATCCTTTACGGCTTTGGCACCGCCAGCGAACGCAGCGCGTTTCGCGAGCTGATCAAGGTCAGCGGCATCGGCGCGCGCACGGCGCTGTCGGTGCTGTCCGGCATGTCGGTGGCTGACCTTGCGCAGGCCATCACCTTGCAGGAAACCGGTCGCCTGACGCGCGTGCCCGGCATCGGCAAGAAGACCGCCGAACGGCTGTTGCTGGAAATGCGCGGCAAGCTTGGCGCGGACATCGGCGCCAGCTCGCACGCCACGCCGGACAACCAGTCGGACATCCTGAACGCGCTGCTGGCGTTGGGCTATTCGGAAAAGGAATCGCTGTCGGCGTTGAAGACGCTGCCCGAAGGCGTGGGCGTGTCCGACGGCATCAAGCAGGCGCTCAAGGCACTGGCGCGCTAA
- a CDS encoding cytochrome d ubiquinol oxidase subunit II, translated as MIAMLAASQGLSPEDPSFWMPLAFMGLLFVVIAAGMVLDGFDLGVGILLQLAPEHERGRMMSLLSPWRDANEFWLLLGMGLFASAFPFAWGAVLGKLYGPLTFMVLGVVLRSVSFEFRIRARNEMKPRWIFGFWAGSIITAFGQGMLLGRIATGYQSDAGYGWFALFVGLCAVAAYVLLGATWLVMRVDGDLQRRAAYWARHAIRWTAVGMVAIAVTLGLANAGIFYKWSNIAHLSLAATVWVLMLAGYVAAEMLLARLPGRAERFSWLPFVLCVGLFLLMLSGLAYSLFPYLILDDMTLWDGAGALGSMRLVMAGAVVGVPVVLVFNILAYRSVFGKERAPVPLLPPPSY; from the coding sequence ATGATCGCCATGCTGGCCGCGTCGCAGGGGCTCAGCCCCGAAGACCCTTCATTCTGGATGCCACTGGCCTTCATGGGGCTGTTGTTCGTGGTGATTGCCGCGGGCATGGTGCTGGATGGCTTTGACCTGGGCGTGGGCATCCTGCTGCAACTGGCGCCCGAACATGAGCGCGGCCGCATGATGTCGCTCTTGAGCCCCTGGCGCGACGCCAACGAATTCTGGTTGCTGCTGGGCATGGGCCTGTTCGCATCGGCTTTTCCTTTTGCGTGGGGCGCGGTGCTGGGCAAGCTGTACGGGCCGCTGACCTTCATGGTGCTGGGCGTGGTGCTGCGCAGCGTGTCGTTCGAATTCCGCATCCGCGCGCGCAACGAGATGAAGCCGCGCTGGATCTTCGGGTTCTGGGCCGGCTCCATCATTACGGCGTTCGGTCAGGGGATGCTGCTGGGGCGTATCGCCACCGGCTACCAATCCGACGCGGGCTATGGCTGGTTCGCGCTGTTCGTGGGCCTGTGCGCCGTGGCGGCCTACGTGCTGCTGGGCGCAACGTGGCTGGTCATGCGGGTGGATGGCGACCTTCAACGCCGCGCGGCCTACTGGGCCCGCCACGCCATCCGCTGGACGGCGGTGGGCATGGTGGCGATTGCGGTGACGCTGGGGCTGGCCAATGCGGGCATCTTCTACAAGTGGAGCAACATCGCCCACCTGAGCCTGGCCGCAACCGTGTGGGTGCTGATGCTGGCGGGGTATGTCGCGGCCGAGATGTTGCTGGCCCGCTTGCCCGGCCGGGCCGAGCGTTTCAGTTGGCTGCCGTTCGTGCTGTGCGTGGGGCTGTTCTTGCTGATGCTGAGCGGTCTGGCCTACAGCCTGTTCCCGTATCTGATCCTGGACGACATGACGCTTTGGGACGGCGCGGGCGCGCTCGGTTCGATGCGCCTGGTCATGGCTGGCGCGGTGGTGGGGGTACCGGTGGTGTTGGTGTTCAACATCCTGGCGTACCGGTCGGTTTTCGGCAAGGAACGCGCCCCGGTCCCGCTATTGCCGCCGCCATCGTATTGA